The proteins below come from a single Halomicroarcula saliterrae genomic window:
- a CDS encoding acyl-CoA thioester hydrolase/BAAT C-terminal domain-containing protein: protein MTDKNQFPPLIGRRRLLTAAAAAGLGTLPGCGGLGDESDTGTATDDARTDSPRTPTGNDPADAAIEVPATARIDESISPTLSGLPPGERVSVEAATSTPGPDGPVDWSSSATFAVGDGGTVTLGSQSPVAGDYDDADPMGLFWAMETDLAARRALFPLRTHEVTITVTDTQGRALAETTTERVLPSVEQEPLGDEFAGTVHYPPSDGPAPGVVLLHGSQPRELRGPARLLAANGFVAASLQYFGEPEPVPETLVEVPVEYVVRACETLAANDRVAGEQVGLYGASKGAELALLSGANSDVVGAVVSVSGGGLVWEGIESLGEAPDASSWTIDGEPVPYIPYPERQPTMSNGRAYYGDGFEAAAASTVEAATIPVERIDGPVEFVAGSDDRLWNSPRYSRLATDRLDGSEYDYAFDLTVYDGAGHSITPPFTPTYGSTQVGPLVLGGSPAANATAAREHWPDVLSVLERGLSQ from the coding sequence ATGACGGATAAGAATCAGTTCCCTCCGCTGATTGGCCGCCGTCGACTGCTCACAGCGGCGGCGGCCGCCGGTCTCGGCACGCTTCCCGGCTGTGGCGGCCTCGGGGACGAGTCCGACACCGGCACGGCCACGGACGACGCTCGGACCGACAGCCCACGGACCCCGACGGGAAACGACCCTGCGGACGCCGCTATCGAAGTGCCCGCGACCGCGCGCATCGACGAGTCGATATCCCCGACGCTGTCCGGGTTGCCACCCGGCGAACGGGTGTCCGTCGAAGCCGCGACGTCGACACCGGGACCCGACGGTCCGGTCGACTGGTCGTCCTCCGCTACGTTCGCCGTCGGTGACGGCGGGACGGTCACACTCGGTTCACAGTCGCCCGTCGCCGGCGACTACGACGACGCCGACCCGATGGGGTTGTTCTGGGCCATGGAGACGGACCTCGCCGCTCGGCGGGCCTTGTTCCCACTCCGGACCCACGAGGTGACGATTACGGTCACCGACACACAGGGCAGGGCGCTCGCCGAGACGACGACCGAGCGCGTGCTCCCGTCCGTCGAACAGGAACCACTGGGCGACGAGTTCGCCGGGACGGTCCACTACCCACCGTCGGACGGTCCGGCACCCGGCGTCGTGCTCCTGCACGGCTCCCAGCCGCGGGAGCTGCGAGGGCCGGCACGCCTGCTGGCCGCCAACGGGTTCGTCGCCGCGAGCCTGCAGTACTTCGGCGAACCCGAACCGGTTCCGGAGACGCTCGTCGAGGTCCCCGTGGAGTACGTCGTCCGGGCTTGCGAGACCCTGGCCGCGAACGACCGCGTCGCCGGCGAGCAGGTCGGGCTGTACGGCGCCTCGAAGGGGGCGGAACTGGCGCTGCTTTCGGGGGCCAACAGCGATGTGGTCGGCGCGGTCGTGAGCGTCTCCGGCGGCGGCCTGGTCTGGGAGGGCATCGAGTCCCTCGGCGAGGCGCCGGACGCCTCTTCGTGGACGATAGACGGCGAGCCCGTTCCGTACATCCCCTACCCCGAGCGCCAGCCGACGATGTCGAACGGCCGGGCGTACTACGGCGACGGCTTCGAGGCCGCCGCCGCGTCGACGGTCGAGGCGGCGACTATCCCGGTCGAGCGCATCGACGGACCCGTCGAGTTCGTCGCCGGCAGCGACGACCGGCTCTGGAACAGCCCGCGATACAGCCGGCTCGCGACCGACCGGCTGGACGGCTCGGAGTACGACTACGCGTTCGACCTCACGGTGTACGACGGTGCCGGCCACTCCATCACGCCGCCGTTCACCCCGACCTACGGCTCGACGCAGGTCGGGCCGCTGGTGCTCGGTGGCTCGCCGGCGGCGAACGCCACGGCGGCCCGCGAGCACTGGCCGGACGTTCTCTCGGTGCTGGAACGCGGTCTGAGTCAGTGA
- a CDS encoding citrate synthase translates to MTGQQLRPGLEGVTVAETRLSDIDGEAGELVIGGFPVETLATNATYEETVFLLLEDRLPSAAELDAFRADLASRRELCEETHAVLRRAAEDGEPAMDALRMGLAAATLDADTDEPSEAAKRVVAVIPTVVAAYWRYRSGEAPVAPDPELGHAENYLAMLTGDPPDDHAVRGLETYLNTVVDHGLNASTFTARTVVSTESDLVSAATAAAGALKGPLHGGAPGPVLEMLRTVHESGDPERYVREALDAGERLMGFGHRVYRVRDPRAEVLSTAAERFYAAAAETDFYDTVEQFETVALDLLADHKPDRRLATNVEFYTAALLHGVGVPRALFTATFAVARSGGWMAHGLEQLADNRLVRPVGRYVGTRDRSWTPVEQR, encoded by the coding sequence ATGACCGGACAACAGCTTCGGCCCGGACTGGAGGGAGTCACTGTCGCCGAGACGCGCCTCAGCGATATCGACGGCGAGGCGGGTGAACTCGTCATCGGGGGCTTTCCCGTCGAGACGCTGGCGACGAACGCCACCTACGAGGAGACGGTGTTTCTCCTGCTGGAGGACCGACTCCCGTCGGCCGCGGAACTCGACGCGTTCCGCGCGGACCTCGCCTCGCGGCGCGAACTCTGTGAAGAGACCCACGCCGTCCTCCGCCGCGCCGCCGAGGACGGGGAGCCGGCGATGGACGCGCTCCGGATGGGGCTGGCGGCAGCGACGCTCGACGCCGACACCGACGAGCCCTCCGAGGCCGCAAAGCGCGTCGTCGCGGTGATACCGACCGTCGTCGCGGCCTACTGGCGCTACCGGAGCGGGGAGGCGCCGGTCGCGCCCGACCCCGAGCTCGGCCACGCCGAGAACTACCTCGCGATGCTCACCGGTGACCCGCCCGATGACCACGCCGTCCGTGGACTGGAGACCTATCTGAACACCGTCGTCGACCACGGGCTGAACGCCTCCACGTTCACCGCTCGTACCGTCGTCTCGACGGAGTCGGACCTCGTCTCGGCGGCCACCGCGGCGGCCGGCGCGCTCAAGGGCCCGCTCCACGGCGGCGCGCCCGGACCCGTACTGGAGATGTTGCGGACCGTCCACGAGTCGGGTGACCCGGAGCGGTACGTCCGGGAGGCCCTCGACGCGGGCGAGCGACTGATGGGCTTTGGCCACCGAGTGTACCGGGTTCGCGACCCGCGTGCCGAGGTGCTGTCGACCGCCGCCGAGCGGTTCTACGCGGCGGCCGCCGAGACCGACTTCTACGACACCGTCGAGCAGTTCGAGACGGTGGCGCTGGACCTGCTGGCCGACCACAAACCCGACCGACGGCTGGCGACGAACGTGGAGTTCTACACCGCCGCCTTGCTCCACGGCGTCGGCGTCCCGCGAGCGCTGTTCACCGCGACGTTCGCCGTCGCCCGGAGCGGCGGCTGGATGGCCCACGGGCTCGAACAGCTGGCCGACAACCGGCTGGTCCGGCCGGTCGGGCGCTACGTCGGAACGCGTGACCGCTCGTGGACGCCGGTCGAGCAGCGGTGA
- a CDS encoding DUF1405 domain-containing protein: MSVVNRVGRRIEAVVARYFDGSLPDPEGLPRYVAPLPQWLENVGLRLAWPIAIVNLVGTLFGFWYYAGQPTDLSPPLLGGQLGAATPLAYPLIPDSPVATMFIGLSFAAWKLDWDLQWLHALAFFGCIKLGLWTPYVQLVINGSEGIAAWLYWFLILSHLAMAVEAFLIHRYATFSVPAVAVAAFWYGFNDIVDYFVPVLGGPHHTWLRGEPRVSVYGFDHTALAHDLAAGWAVTLTILATFLALATRVEKLKRRRADS, from the coding sequence ATGTCCGTCGTGAACCGGGTGGGGCGCCGAATCGAGGCTGTCGTCGCGCGGTACTTCGACGGGTCGCTCCCCGACCCGGAGGGGCTGCCCCGCTACGTCGCGCCGCTCCCCCAGTGGCTGGAAAACGTCGGGTTGCGCCTCGCCTGGCCCATCGCGATCGTCAATCTCGTCGGGACGCTGTTTGGCTTCTGGTACTACGCCGGCCAGCCGACGGACCTGTCACCGCCGCTGCTGGGCGGGCAGCTCGGCGCCGCCACGCCCCTGGCGTACCCGTTGATTCCGGACTCGCCCGTCGCGACGATGTTCATCGGGCTCTCCTTTGCGGCGTGGAAACTCGACTGGGACCTCCAGTGGCTCCACGCGCTGGCCTTCTTCGGCTGTATCAAGCTCGGCCTCTGGACGCCGTACGTCCAGCTCGTCATCAACGGCAGCGAGGGCATCGCCGCGTGGCTCTACTGGTTTCTCATCCTCTCGCATCTGGCCATGGCCGTCGAGGCGTTTCTCATCCACCGCTACGCGACCTTTTCCGTCCCGGCCGTCGCGGTGGCGGCCTTCTGGTACGGCTTCAACGACATCGTGGACTACTTCGTCCCCGTGCTGGGCGGCCCACACCACACGTGGCTGCGGGGCGAACCTCGCGTCTCGGTCTACGGGTTCGACCACACTGCGTTGGCCCACGACCTCGCTGCGGGCTGGGCGGTCACGCTGACGATTCTGGCGACGTTCCTCGCGCTCGCGACCAGGGTGGAGAAGCTCAAGCGGCGCCGGGCCGACAGCTAA
- a CDS encoding PKD domain-containing protein, with the protein MDLVGDRRGQSIQIGAILLFAVLVIAFASYQAFVVPSQNSEVEFNHNQQVQSELQDLRNAIVSVGGVDRSRSVSVRLGTRYPSRLAARNPSPPSGSLRTVGTTDERVDLTIANAQASGEAGDFWNESQRYNTGAITYRPSYNVYTNGPTTTYEQTVLYNRFRTGNTTVANQSFIDGTDISLVALNGTLSRSSTGTTSVDVRSVSSSTERIRLTDDGTPINITFTSTRPATYWDFLENTQPNVTDVRLASSGNGFYNVTVELQPDQSYMLQLTKVGVGTGVIDEPAAYLTDVEWDGDSVPQGGTKELTLEVRDRFNNPPGDAGELTVNASVADDGSFQSSGAGDATKTPDEDGKVTFVYEATGSAGRQEIRFSYTTINGSFEASTPEDVSVNVTVQPSSSGGGGRLVSLNNGQAFDGNGNGVAGAFSVTVENRVGRPVELTDVAVVPENSDINGLSDESDGTAPGESELAVENLATGETRVVELGLFTGAQYGFVSGRGTVLSLESPTDEETYSVSSGSFGTVETDLTGSAIELGSGESADVTFAEFWTVGGSTAVPANVSGETFRLAVTYAAGGSRVADEFVVNVAPPSASPGNSPPMADIAGPSSASVGDPLTFDAGGSSDPDGDTLSYEWDLDDDGAYDDDTGETASTSFGSSGDQTVSVRVSDGNGGSDTASQTVTVSGDSGATTVYPTAFNDRDNDNTESGEDESLPPAPAESGNLASFSNMQAADGSLTPVQDGGQTTNVGIELDGITTSADDYRIETRYESREYGGVGTLDLVVVDSDGNELQRKPLRNTGETDTLSFTVNDAAEQAISNSGAVYLVVEKTGGNYARVDFDYIRATALTDGDARAGGPPSASVTVTTGNCNNGNGAGYCAAWSASDTDGDLTNVTTVIEDSDGNALSTVSNTFGQTNSRNGEDRHEGISGTAAKVRVIATDANGNEVTFTRPAP; encoded by the coding sequence ATGGATTTGGTCGGGGACCGGCGAGGGCAGTCGATTCAGATAGGTGCCATTCTCCTGTTTGCCGTCCTCGTCATCGCCTTCGCCAGCTATCAGGCGTTCGTCGTCCCCAGCCAGAACAGCGAAGTCGAGTTCAACCACAACCAGCAGGTCCAGTCGGAGTTACAGGACCTGCGCAACGCTATCGTCTCCGTCGGCGGCGTCGACCGGAGCCGGAGCGTCTCCGTCCGGCTCGGGACCCGCTATCCGAGCCGGCTGGCGGCCCGCAACCCCAGCCCGCCCTCGGGCTCGTTGCGGACGGTCGGGACGACCGACGAGCGCGTCGACCTGACCATCGCGAACGCGCAGGCCAGCGGTGAGGCCGGCGACTTCTGGAACGAGAGCCAGCGCTACAACACCGGTGCCATCACCTATCGGCCGAGCTACAACGTCTACACCAACGGCCCGACCACGACCTACGAGCAAACGGTCCTCTACAACCGGTTCCGGACCGGCAATACAACCGTCGCCAACCAGTCGTTCATCGACGGGACCGACATCTCGCTCGTGGCGCTCAACGGGACGCTGTCGCGGTCTTCGACCGGGACCACGTCGGTCGACGTCCGGTCGGTCAGCAGCTCGACCGAGCGAATCCGACTGACCGACGACGGGACACCCATCAACATCACGTTCACCTCTACGCGGCCCGCGACCTACTGGGACTTCCTCGAGAACACGCAGCCAAACGTCACGGACGTACGCCTCGCATCCAGCGGCAACGGGTTCTACAACGTCACCGTCGAACTCCAGCCCGATCAGAGCTACATGCTGCAGTTGACGAAAGTCGGTGTCGGGACCGGCGTCATAGACGAGCCGGCGGCGTACCTCACCGACGTCGAGTGGGACGGCGACTCCGTCCCGCAGGGCGGGACGAAAGAGCTGACCCTGGAAGTGCGAGACCGGTTCAACAACCCGCCGGGCGACGCCGGCGAGCTGACGGTCAACGCGTCCGTCGCCGACGACGGGTCGTTCCAGTCGTCCGGTGCCGGAGACGCGACCAAGACGCCCGACGAGGACGGGAAGGTGACGTTCGTCTACGAAGCTACTGGGTCGGCTGGTCGACAGGAGATACGTTTCAGCTACACGACCATCAACGGGAGCTTCGAGGCGTCGACGCCCGAGGACGTCTCGGTGAACGTCACGGTACAGCCGTCGAGTAGTGGTGGCGGCGGTCGACTGGTGAGCCTGAACAACGGACAGGCGTTCGACGGCAACGGTAACGGGGTCGCGGGGGCGTTCTCCGTCACGGTGGAGAACCGAGTCGGACGGCCAGTCGAACTCACCGACGTGGCGGTCGTGCCCGAGAACAGCGATATCAACGGGCTCTCGGACGAGTCGGATGGAACTGCGCCGGGCGAATCAGAACTCGCCGTCGAAAACCTCGCAACGGGCGAGACACGGGTCGTCGAACTGGGTCTGTTTACCGGCGCCCAGTACGGGTTCGTCTCCGGTCGCGGCACGGTGCTCTCGCTCGAGAGCCCGACGGACGAGGAGACGTACAGTGTTAGCAGCGGCTCCTTTGGCACCGTCGAAACCGACCTCACGGGTTCGGCTATCGAACTGGGGTCGGGCGAGTCGGCCGACGTCACCTTCGCGGAGTTCTGGACTGTCGGCGGCTCGACGGCCGTGCCCGCCAACGTCTCCGGCGAAACGTTCCGTCTGGCGGTTACCTACGCGGCGGGCGGCTCCCGGGTCGCCGACGAGTTCGTGGTCAACGTCGCCCCGCCGTCGGCCAGTCCCGGGAACTCGCCGCCGATGGCTGATATCGCCGGGCCGAGCTCGGCGTCCGTCGGCGACCCGCTCACCTTCGACGCGGGAGGTTCGAGCGACCCCGACGGTGACACGCTGAGCTACGAGTGGGACCTCGACGACGACGGCGCCTACGACGACGACACCGGTGAGACGGCCTCGACGAGCTTCGGCAGTTCCGGCGACCAGACTGTCTCCGTGCGGGTGAGCGACGGCAACGGCGGGTCCGATACCGCGAGTCAAACCGTGACTGTCAGTGGTGACAGCGGGGCGACGACGGTGTATCCGACTGCGTTCAACGACCGGGACAACGACAACACCGAGTCCGGCGAGGACGAGTCGCTTCCGCCGGCTCCCGCCGAGAGCGGGAACCTGGCTTCGTTCTCGAACATGCAAGCGGCCGACGGCTCGTTGACGCCGGTTCAGGACGGTGGACAGACCACCAACGTCGGAATCGAGCTCGACGGTATCACCACGAGTGCGGACGACTACCGCATCGAGACGCGGTACGAGAGCCGGGAGTACGGTGGCGTCGGAACGCTCGACCTGGTCGTCGTCGACAGCGACGGGAACGAGCTGCAACGCAAACCGCTCCGCAACACCGGCGAAACCGACACCCTGTCGTTCACGGTCAACGACGCCGCGGAGCAGGCCATCTCGAACTCGGGGGCCGTCTACCTCGTGGTCGAAAAGACAGGTGGTAACTACGCTCGCGTCGACTTCGATTACATCCGTGCGACGGCGCTGACCGACGGCGACGCGAGGGCGGGCGGACCGCCGTCTGCCTCGGTGACTGTCACGACCGGGAACTGCAACAACGGCAATGGCGCTGGCTACTGTGCCGCGTGGAGTGCATCCGACACCGACGGTGACCTCACGAACGTGACGACGGTCATCGAGGACAGCGACGGAAACGCCCTCAGTACGGTGTCGAACACGTTCGGACAGACCAACTCCCGGAACGGTGAGGACCGCCACGAGGGCATCAGCGGGACGGCGGCGAAAGTCCGGGTTATCGCGACTGACGCCAACGGTAACGAGGTCACGTTCACCAGACCGGCACCCTGA
- the hmgB gene encoding hydroxymethylglutaryl-CoA synthase: MTAVGIDAMEIWTGKLKLDLAETFAPAQGDDPGKYTKGLGLHASSFPDVHEDIVTMAANAAHRLMDRKGLEPEDIGRIDVATESSFDNSKPVSTYVAGCLEKVYEGDFHHANKGERKFACISGTQSLDDAYNWIRAGRNRGRAAMVIATDTALYARDDPGEATQGSGAVAMLVDEDPDLVELSMEQGFGSADETDFLKPNQQFPSVDGKRSVKVYLARLREALDDFASVAGDIHPEDYPLIPFHTPFPGMVRKAAALGYRHVTRDTEIEDELAEEIGYQPVPDAYDSDDAFYEAIREYTDALTETERYRDWYAETIDPTLEISRHVGNWYTGSVHIARAAGLKHARENGRDLNGKKLLVASYGSGAQAEVHAETVVDGWEAEIAQLNVDEQIRKRYEMSFEEYEQIHDVHNHDTEADAEAFTEPEAEFVFDGWGRMGERTYTYVD; the protein is encoded by the coding sequence ATGACAGCAGTCGGCATCGACGCGATGGAAATCTGGACAGGAAAACTCAAACTGGACCTCGCGGAGACGTTCGCGCCGGCACAGGGCGACGACCCCGGCAAGTACACGAAAGGGCTCGGGCTGCACGCCTCCTCGTTCCCCGACGTCCACGAAGATATCGTGACCATGGCGGCCAACGCCGCCCACCGACTGATGGACCGGAAGGGGCTCGAACCGGAGGACATCGGCCGTATCGACGTGGCGACGGAGTCCTCCTTCGACAACTCGAAGCCCGTCTCGACGTACGTCGCGGGCTGTCTGGAGAAGGTGTACGAGGGCGACTTCCATCACGCCAACAAGGGCGAGCGGAAGTTCGCCTGCATCTCCGGGACCCAGAGCCTCGACGACGCGTACAACTGGATTCGCGCCGGCCGGAACCGGGGCCGGGCGGCCATGGTCATCGCGACCGACACCGCGCTGTACGCCCGGGACGACCCCGGCGAGGCGACCCAGGGCTCCGGTGCCGTGGCGATGCTCGTCGACGAGGACCCCGACCTCGTCGAGCTCTCGATGGAGCAGGGCTTTGGCAGCGCCGACGAGACGGACTTCCTCAAGCCCAACCAACAGTTCCCCTCCGTCGACGGGAAGCGTTCGGTGAAGGTGTACCTCGCCCGGTTGCGCGAGGCGCTCGACGACTTCGCCTCGGTCGCGGGCGACATCCACCCCGAGGACTACCCGCTCATCCCGTTCCACACGCCGTTCCCCGGGATGGTCCGGAAGGCCGCGGCGCTGGGCTACCGACACGTCACCCGTGACACCGAAATCGAGGACGAACTCGCCGAGGAGATCGGCTACCAGCCCGTTCCCGACGCCTACGACTCCGACGACGCCTTCTACGAGGCCATCCGGGAGTACACCGACGCGCTGACCGAGACCGAGCGCTACCGCGACTGGTACGCCGAGACCATCGACCCGACGCTCGAAATCTCGCGCCACGTCGGCAACTGGTACACCGGCTCGGTCCACATCGCCCGGGCGGCCGGCCTGAAACACGCCCGGGAGAACGGTCGCGACCTGAACGGCAAGAAGCTCCTGGTCGCCTCCTACGGCTCCGGCGCACAGGCGGAGGTCCACGCCGAGACCGTGGTCGACGGCTGGGAGGCCGAAATCGCCCAGCTGAACGTCGACGAGCAGATTCGCAAGCGGTACGAGATGTCCTTCGAGGAGTACGAGCAGATTCACGACGTCCACAACCACGACACCGAGGCCGACGCCGAGGCGTTCACGGAGCCCGAGGCGGAGTTCGTCTTCGACGGCTGGGGCCGGATGGGCGAGCGAACGTACACGTACGTCGACTAG
- a CDS encoding DUF2150 family protein: protein MSTPPGEYYTDERWQNWLDRIENEGIDPEDEDSARLLLNLQDDAAIAVAKILTDYDDGELDEETALSELAGVREIVLDDITIDDEETLMLIDGVQTSLVCVFYAAEEYTAEGVASEATVTDYVGAAADAEAEEDLDAALGYCVQAGTRIIDGDELAMEVVEDLEYGLVSEWVNGLDSLQTALSDPEVVEEDED from the coding sequence ATGAGCACGCCGCCGGGGGAGTACTACACCGACGAACGCTGGCAGAACTGGCTGGACCGTATCGAAAACGAGGGGATAGACCCCGAAGACGAGGACTCGGCGCGCCTCCTGTTGAACCTGCAGGACGACGCCGCCATCGCCGTCGCGAAGATACTCACTGACTACGACGACGGGGAACTGGACGAGGAGACGGCGCTGTCGGAGCTCGCGGGCGTCCGGGAGATAGTTCTCGACGATATCACCATCGACGACGAGGAGACGCTGATGCTTATCGACGGCGTCCAGACCTCGCTGGTCTGTGTGTTCTACGCCGCAGAGGAGTACACCGCCGAGGGCGTCGCGAGCGAGGCGACCGTCACGGACTACGTCGGCGCGGCCGCCGACGCCGAGGCCGAGGAGGACCTCGACGCGGCGCTTGGCTACTGCGTGCAGGCGGGGACGCGTATCATCGACGGCGACGAGCTCGCGATGGAGGTCGTCGAGGACCTCGAATACGGCCTCGTCTCCGAGTGGGTCAACGGACTGGACAGCCTCCAGACCGCGCTGTCGGACCCGGAAGTCGTCGAGGAAGACGAGGACTGA
- a CDS encoding mechanosensitive ion channel family protein: MQQTETAATDANEGILDLVRAFQESLEGLAATQGRLVATGLLVAALFVSVVVVPALLSRLRAASLGRLGTEQSGNWLQVVAGYTPTTFRGLLLRTAQLTVFSIVVVSFLVVWGVADIVEVLQPYLEDRDPTLVPTIQTLVLIMLAFVASDQLQRWIDRFSTALSDFTEHQEEILLRVGQVTIFVTVGATIFAVWSINVGGLLVGAGFLGIVVGFAARQTLGSLIAGFVLMFSRPFTIGDWVAIGEQEGIVTDITIFNTRLENFDGEFVVIPNDRVSDSAITNRSRKGLLRLTLDVGVDYDTDVDAARELARKAMIDVADVVDSPPPQVVPKSFGDSAVVLELRFWIDHPTPPRKWRAVSAVVRAVKTAFDEEGISIPFPQRTLTRRGDDAATDHPHSVTSED; this comes from the coding sequence GTGCAGCAGACGGAGACCGCGGCGACCGACGCAAACGAGGGTATCCTCGACCTCGTCAGAGCCTTTCAGGAGTCACTGGAAGGGCTCGCGGCAACGCAGGGTCGCCTCGTCGCGACTGGCCTGCTCGTGGCGGCGCTGTTCGTCAGCGTCGTCGTCGTCCCGGCGCTTCTCTCCCGGCTCCGGGCGGCCTCACTCGGTCGATTGGGGACGGAGCAGTCCGGGAACTGGCTCCAGGTCGTCGCGGGATACACGCCGACGACGTTCCGGGGCCTGTTGTTGCGGACGGCACAGCTTACGGTGTTTTCTATCGTCGTCGTCTCGTTTCTCGTGGTCTGGGGCGTCGCCGACATCGTCGAAGTGCTCCAGCCGTATCTGGAGGACAGGGACCCCACGCTCGTGCCGACGATTCAGACCCTCGTCCTCATCATGCTGGCGTTCGTCGCGTCGGACCAGCTCCAGCGGTGGATAGACCGGTTCAGCACGGCGCTGTCGGATTTCACCGAACACCAGGAGGAGATCCTCCTACGGGTGGGGCAGGTCACCATCTTCGTGACGGTCGGCGCGACGATCTTCGCGGTGTGGAGCATCAACGTCGGCGGCCTGCTCGTGGGGGCCGGCTTTCTGGGTATCGTCGTCGGCTTCGCCGCGCGCCAGACGCTGGGCTCGCTCATCGCCGGCTTCGTCCTGATGTTCTCCCGGCCCTTTACCATCGGTGACTGGGTGGCCATCGGCGAGCAGGAGGGTATCGTCACCGACATCACGATATTCAACACGCGACTGGAGAACTTCGACGGGGAGTTCGTCGTCATCCCGAACGACAGGGTGAGCGACAGCGCCATCACCAACCGGAGTCGGAAGGGGCTCTTGCGGCTGACCCTCGACGTGGGCGTCGACTACGACACCGACGTGGACGCGGCGAGAGAGCTCGCCCGCAAGGCGATGATAGACGTCGCCGACGTCGTCGATTCGCCGCCGCCACAGGTCGTCCCCAAGTCGTTCGGTGACTCCGCCGTGGTGCTCGAACTGCGCTTCTGGATCGACCACCCGACGCCGCCCCGGAAGTGGCGGGCGGTCTCGGCGGTCGTCCGGGCGGTCAAGACGGCCTTCGACGAGGAGGGAATCTCGATTCCCTTCCCGCAGCGCACACTCACAAGGCGCGGGGACGACGCGGCCACGGACCACCCCCACAGCGTCACGTCGGAGGACTAG
- the pdxS gene encoding pyridoxal 5'-phosphate synthase lyase subunit PdxS — protein MPEATDLEELRRGTDLVKRGFAKMQKGGVIMDVVTAEQARIAEDVGAVAVMNLEAVPADIRKRGGVARMADPASLQSVIDEVSIPVMGKARIGHTKEAEILEAAGADMLDESEVLTPADDRYHIDKRDFTAPFVCGARNLQEALRRIDEGAAMIRTKGEAGTGDVNQAVHHQRNIKGSIRKLEGMSHEEREKWAREHEAPADLVHETAEMGRLPVVNFAAGGIATPADAALMMHHGCDGIFVGSGIFGAEDPEAMGTAIVEAVNNWDDAEALTEISKNVGKGMKGDANADLPEEEKLQGRGV, from the coding sequence ATGCCTGAAGCTACCGATTTGGAGGAACTCCGCCGCGGGACCGATCTCGTGAAACGCGGCTTCGCGAAGATGCAGAAAGGCGGCGTCATCATGGACGTCGTCACGGCCGAACAGGCCCGCATCGCCGAGGACGTGGGTGCAGTGGCCGTGATGAACCTCGAAGCGGTGCCCGCCGACATCCGCAAGCGCGGCGGCGTCGCGCGGATGGCCGACCCCGCCTCGCTGCAGTCGGTCATCGACGAGGTCTCTATCCCGGTGATGGGGAAGGCCCGCATCGGCCACACGAAGGAAGCCGAGATTCTGGAGGCCGCGGGCGCGGACATGCTCGACGAGAGCGAGGTGCTCACCCCGGCCGACGACCGCTACCACATCGACAAGCGGGACTTCACCGCGCCCTTCGTCTGTGGCGCGCGGAACCTGCAGGAGGCGCTGCGCCGCATCGACGAGGGCGCGGCGATGATTCGGACGAAAGGCGAGGCCGGTACCGGCGACGTGAACCAGGCCGTCCACCACCAGCGCAACATCAAGGGCTCCATCCGCAAGCTCGAAGGGATGAGCCACGAGGAACGCGAAAAGTGGGCCCGCGAGCACGAGGCGCCCGCCGACCTCGTCCACGAGACCGCCGAGATGGGGCGCCTGCCCGTCGTGAACTTCGCTGCCGGCGGCATCGCGACGCCCGCCGACGCGGCCCTGATGATGCACCACGGCTGTGACGGCATCTTCGTCGGCTCGGGCATCTTCGGTGCGGAGGACCCGGAGGCGATGGGGACGGCCATCGTCGAGGCCGTCAACAACTGGGACGACGCCGAGGCGCTGACCGAGATCAGCAAGAACGTCGGTAAGGGGATGAAAGGCGACGCGAACGCCGACCTCCCCGAGGAAGAGAAACTGCAGGGCCGCGGCGTCTGA